The following are encoded together in the Hoplias malabaricus isolate fHopMal1 chromosome 3, fHopMal1.hap1, whole genome shotgun sequence genome:
- the zgc:66479 gene encoding DNA ligase 1, translated as MARRRGKNANKQDDPLLLLDSSTGQPQSRGLHDYVLPGAVFLLLLLGGSALGWFCSQQQQAIEDLTEALTTVQSRVTRLQQQLGSGNAQLAGVGGFEERLLALEESYAKAQRQAEVALAASEQIKSKDLQTKVWALQTEMNTKLAKLQQNSVSVTTLNAVLKNKSEEFEALRQSISSILSANSKVAVSISGVSKSLSVTEDRLGEHITLVDTLMSQLEDQKKEISEMKESFTNNQESLATNTQELLGVKELLEQVQRTQADEEHLKSLHRSREDPQTTTETLHSHLTAQLEAAPAQEEEEQEGTPDEKQAVKEESKQSKEHEDLEEGDAEEQSISEEEEVVEEQEARKEEDAKDHGGLEEEANTEEQEVKDEDFSDKQVIDKEETTEEQGAKEKADMTEEHGVREDNEMIEERGANGKDLSDKQVTEEEMSEEAGERDNQVKEKEETIEEQGVKGEVDMTEELRVPEDKEMEQEAKDEENHSEEHGEQEIEEPEAREKEELPEEQEEQEVTTEKVLTEEHGDSVEEEEDDINIPEEVKIIQKQIKEHKAKKKQTHSDKSKTTTNQTDLTHQAQTETETQIEETAADQVQIPLKDSTEELSTDRDVKEDKDKTGEGSVVESQTFLKDMPTDGTETEENEPEEQESETNTSDEKEGRVVGPSENNKKRDRSQHKTEHQEGEELPQESAVE; from the exons ATGGCGAGGCGCAGAGGAAAGAACGCTAACAAACAGGACGACCCTCTCCTACTGCTGGACTCTTCTACAGGACAACCACAGTCCCGAGGGCTTCATGACTATGTCCTGCCTGGAGCCgtgtttctgctgctgcttctcGGAGGTTCAGCTCTGGGCTGGTTTTGCAGTCAGCAGCAGCAGGCCATCGAGGATCTGACCGAGGCGCTGACCACTGTCCAGTCCAGAGTGACCAGGCTACAGCAGCAGCTGGGCTCAGGAAACGCTCAG CTGGCCGGAGTAGGAGGTTTTGAGGAGCGTCTCTTGGCTCTGGAAGAATCCTACGCCAAGGCCCAGAGACAGGCTGAGGTGGCCCTGGCTGCATCTGAACAAATCAAGTCTAAAGACCTTCAGACCAAAGTGTGGGCTCTACAGACAGAGATGAACACCAAACTAGCAAAGCTCCAGCAGAACTCTGTCTCCGTCACAACTCTCAATGCCGTCCTCAAGAACAAGAGCGAGGAGTTTGAGGCGCTGAGGCAAAGTATCAGCTCCATCCTCAGTGCTAACTCTAAGGTAGCTGTAAGCATCTCTGGCGTCAGCAAATCTCTGTCGGTCACTGAGGATCGTCTGGGCGAGCACATCACCTTAGTGGACACACTGATGTCCCAGCTGGAGGATCAGAAAAAAGAAATCTCTGAAATGAAGGAGTCCTTCACCAACAACCAAGAAAGCCTTGCCACCAACACACAGGAGCTGTTGGGCGTCAA AGAGCTGCTGGAGCAGGTTCAGAGGACTCAGGCTGATGAGGAGCATCTGAAATCCCTGCACAGGAGTAGAGAGGATCCTCAGACAACCACAGAGACTCTTCACTCCCACCTCACTGCTCAGCTGGAGGCTGCACCCGCACAG gaggaagaggagcaaGAAGGCACACCTGATGAAAAGCAAGCAGTGAAAGAAGAATCAAAACAGTCTAAAGAACATGAAGACCTGGAGGAAGGAGATGCTGAGGAACAAAGCATAAGCGAGGAGGAAGAAGTTGTTGAAGAACAAGAAGCAAGAAAGGAAGAAGATGCAAAGGATCATGGGGGATTAGAGGAGGAAGCAAATACTGAGGAACAAGAGGTAAAAGATGAAGATTTCAGTGACAAACAAGTAATAGACAAAGAGGAAACGACCGAGGAACAAGGAGCTAAAGAGAAAGCAGACATGACTGAGGAACACGGAGTACGAGAAGACAATGAAATGattgaggagcgaggagcaaaTGGCAAAGACTTGAGTGACAAACAAGTAACAGAGGAAGAAATGAGTGAGGAGGCAGGAGAAAGAGACAATCAAgtaaaagaaaaggaagaaaccATTGAGGAGCAAGGAGTTAAAGGGGAAGTTGACATGACTGAAGAACTGAGAGTACCAGAAGACAAAGAAATGGAACAAGAAGCCAAAGATGAGGAAAACCACAGTGAAGAACATGGAGAACAAGAAATTGAGGAACCAGaagccagagagaaagaggaattACCTGAGGAACAAGAAGAACAAGAAGTAACAACAGAGAAAGTGCTTACTGAGGAACATGGAGACtcagtagaagaagaagaagatgacaTAAATATTCCAGAGGAAGTTAAAATAattcagaaacaaataaaagaacataaagcTAAGAAGAAGCAAACTCATTCAGATAAATCAAAAACCACCACAAATCAAACTGACTTGACACACCAGGCCCAAACTGAAACAGAAACGCAAATAGAAGAGACTGCTGCAGATCAGGTCCAGATTCCTTTAAAGGACTCTACAGAGGAGTTATCGACAGATCGGGACGTGAAAGAAGATAAAGATAAAACAGGGGAGGGTTCTGTGGTCGAGAGCCAGACATTTTTAAAGGATATGCCCACTGATGGAACtgaaacagaagaaaatgaGCCTGAAGAGCAGGAATCAGAGACAAATACTTCAGATGAGAAAGAGGGCAGAGTAGTTGGACcctcagaaaataataaaaaacgtGACAGATCCCAACATAAGACTGAGCATCAAGAAGGGGAAGAGCTTCCGCAAGAGTCTGCAGTAGAGTAG